A genomic segment from Ptychodera flava strain L36383 chromosome 23 unlocalized genomic scaffold, AS_Pfla_20210202 Scaffold_23__1_contigs__length_28996876_pilon, whole genome shotgun sequence encodes:
- the LOC139123805 gene encoding uncharacterized protein, translating into MQNIQLAFPKNYPAENEGTLTRKFVTLGVHTGSVKVFENLQMFADHMNSLMQIEDVDVYLKYENIEYQAFHTKTTDLMMESLVVNSNHGRSRRNIEESSGVLKTKLTFTSDVTVVVAFVYHNPLGILPVNVKKVLKRQTGKPMKKKEQAINSPVVMIRTYSRNNVNLKRNSLELDIPHRQPAYKSKCVTMQFDKPKLVWKYKECSLVKAKSTKYSTSCLCSQPTIVALDMTIGERPLTFIVAARDGAIMAANCLSFLLTLLSTVFIVLSG; encoded by the exons ATGCAGAATATACAACTGGCATTTCCTAAAAATTATCCAGCAGAGAACGAGGGAACATTAACAAGGAAGTTTGTC ACGCTGGGTGTACACACAGGATCTGTCAAAGTTTTTGAGAATCTTCAGATGTTTGCTGACCATATGAACAGCCTTATGCAGATAGAGGATGTAGATGTTTACCTGAAATACGAAAACATAG aataccAGGCGTTTCACACCAAAACCACAGATTTGATGATGGAGTCGTTGGTGGTAAATTCCAACCACGGACGCTCAAGGAGAAATATCGAGGAATCAAGTGGGGTGTTGAAAACCAAGTTAACATTCACTTCCG ATGTTACAGTGGTTGTGGCATTTGTTTACCATAACCCACTCGGAATACTACCAGTGAATGTAAAAAA agtGCTGAAGCGGCAGACTGGAAAACCAATGAAGAAGAAAGAACAAGCCATCAATAGCCCCGTTGTGATGATCAGAACTTACAGTAGAaacaatgtaaatttgaaaCGTAACTCACTGGAACTTGATATTCCCCACAGGCAG CCTGCCTATAAGTCAAAATGTGTGACGATGCAGTTTGATAAACCCAAATT GGTTTGGAAATACAAAGAATGCTCGCTTGTCAAGGCAAAGTCGACCAAATATTCCACTTCCTGTTTGTGTTCTCAGCCAACCATAGTAGCACTGGACATGACGATTGGAGAAAGACCATTG ACATTCATCGTTGCTGCAAGAGACGGTGCCATCATGGCAGCCAATTGTTTGTCATTccttttgactttgttgtcaaCCGTATTCATTGTTCTGTCCGGGTGA
- the LOC139123806 gene encoding uncharacterized protein KIAA1958-like, with amino-acid sequence MEQLEDKYYDWVNCMYVEHLESEFYYPDDEENVNKTTMQAFEVENSNSAMEPEVERPSTSTSASEKPRFVSFSADEVAAFVGDHKNKNTVLKTKREVAVFEEWKTAMTTERRPLTEIPPSDLDPLLAKFFLGIRKKNGDDYEPDSISSYQKSIERWLRDNDYGASIIRDEAFASSRRALAAKRKQLKAAGKGNLPNKSEAITSEHENTLLKAGQLGVHSASSCSTLSG; translated from the coding sequence ATGGAACAGCTGGAAGATAAATATTACGACTGGGTGAATTGTATGTACGTCGAACACttagaaagtgaattttattatcCAGACGATGaggaaaatgtgaacaaaacGACAATGCAGGCCTTCGAAGTCGAAAACAGCAACTCAGCGATGGAGCCAGAAGTCGAACGCCCTTCAACTTCAACTTCGGCAAGCGAGAAACCGCGGTTCGTAAGTTTCTCCGCGGACGAAGTAGCTGCTTTTGTGGGCGACCACAAAAACAAGAATACTGTTTTGAAAACGAAGCGAGAGGTCGCCGTGTTTGAAGAATGGAAAACAGCAATGACGACAGAGAGACGTCCGTTAACGGAAATACCACCGTCCGATCTTGATCCCCTCCTCGCGAAATTTTTTCTCGGCATCAGGAAGAAGAACGGCGACGACTACGAGCCGGACTCTATATCTAGCTACCAAAAATCAATCGAAAGATGGTTACGTGATAATGACTACGGTGCTAGCATTATCCGTGACGAAGCGTTCGCATCAAGTCGTCGTGCTTTGGCAGCGAAACGAAAACAGCTTAAGGCAGCAGGAAAGGGCAACTTGCCGAACAAGTCCGAGGCGATAACATCTGAACACGAGAACACTTTGCTGAAAGCCGGTCAGCTTGGAGTCCACTCAGCGTCGTCCTGCTCAACACTCTCTGGCTGA